In Mobula hypostoma chromosome 11, sMobHyp1.1, whole genome shotgun sequence, the following are encoded in one genomic region:
- the zgc:153993 gene encoding apoptosis regulator BAX, producing the protein MASFNGTSGSGDNRRAAPGPGSNNETLRRQSGAIMRRFVLETIQEENPEVLLSPEDVGGVESEINEPGIKEICKSLKKIGDELNKNTELQHVIDVIPVDDIRDILHQVAVKILTAEDLNWGRIVTFLYFAGKLVFKALKSAKALIRQIINWSLDLIQVRVIPWIEQQGGWETIFSYFGNATWPTFVVFSAGVITGILAFLKLT; encoded by the exons ATGGCCAGCTTCAATGGGACGTCCGGCAGTGGGGACAATCGGAGGGCAGCGCCGGGTCCCG GCTCGAACAATGAAACTTTACGCAGACAATCAGGAGCTATCATGCGAAG GTTTGTTCTGGAGACAATCCAGGAAGAGAATCCAGAAGTGCTGCTAAGCCCAGAGGATGTTGGAGGGGTCGAGAGTGAGATTAATGAGCCTGGCATTAAGGAGATATGTAAAAGCTTAAAGAAGATTGGGGATGAGTTGAACAAAAATACTGAACTTCAACA TGTAATCGATGTAATTCCCGTTGACGACATCCGAGACATATTACATCAAGTAGCTGTGAAGATATTAACTGCGGAAGACTTGAACTGGGGACGAATTGTGACCTTCCTCTATTTTGCTGGCAAACTTGTCTTTAAA GCCCTAAAAAGTGCGAAGGCATTGATTCGACAGATAATAAACTGGTCTTTAGATTTGATTCAAGTCCGTGTGATCCCATGGATTGAGCAACAGGGTGGATGG gaGACAATCTTTTCATACTTCGGGAATGCAACATGGCCAACATTCGTTGTCTTCTCTGCGGGCGTAATCACTGGCATTTTGGCGTTTTTGAAACTGACCTAA